From the genome of Verrucomicrobiota bacterium, one region includes:
- the sucD gene encoding succinate--CoA ligase subunit alpha — MSILIQPDTKIIIQGITGSFGARHAQLSLAYGTQVAAGVTPGKGGQLFDNKVPIFDTVAEASKATGAKVSAVFVPPPFAADAILEAVESKLDLVVCITEGIPIADMVKVKAAMQGKKTRLIGPNCPGVVTPGEGKDSTGGCRIGISPGYIHKKGNIGVVSRSGTLTYEAVWQLTCRGVGQSTCVGIGGDPVNGTSHLDIIKMFAADPETHGIIMIGEIGGSAEEEAAAWIKANCKKPVAGFIAGATAPPGRRMGHAGAIISGGKGTATAKIEAFKDAGIGVAVTPSEMADTLLKMM, encoded by the coding sequence ATGTCCATTCTGATTCAACCCGATACGAAAATCATCATTCAGGGCATCACGGGCAGCTTTGGCGCGCGTCATGCACAATTGAGCCTCGCCTACGGCACGCAAGTCGCCGCAGGCGTGACCCCCGGCAAAGGCGGGCAGTTGTTCGACAACAAAGTTCCCATCTTTGACACCGTGGCTGAAGCCTCCAAGGCCACCGGCGCGAAAGTATCCGCCGTTTTTGTACCGCCGCCGTTCGCAGCCGATGCAATTCTGGAAGCAGTGGAATCGAAACTGGACTTGGTGGTGTGCATCACCGAAGGCATCCCCATTGCGGACATGGTGAAAGTCAAAGCGGCGATGCAGGGCAAAAAGACCCGCCTCATCGGGCCCAATTGTCCCGGGGTGGTAACCCCAGGCGAAGGCAAAGATTCGACCGGCGGCTGCCGCATCGGCATTTCTCCCGGCTACATCCATAAGAAAGGCAACATTGGGGTGGTTTCCCGCAGCGGCACTCTGACCTATGAAGCCGTATGGCAACTCACCTGTCGCGGGGTTGGCCAGTCCACCTGCGTGGGCATTGGCGGCGACCCGGTCAACGGCACCTCGCACCTCGACATCATCAAGATGTTTGCCGCCGATCCGGAAACGCACGGCATCATTATGATTGGCGAAATCGGTGGCAGCGCGGAAGAGGAAGCCGCTGCCTGGATCAAGGCCAATTGCAAGAAGCCGGTGGCGGGTTTCATCGCCGGTGCCACGGCCCCTCCGGGACGCCGCATGGGCCATGCCGGTGCCATCATCAGCGGCGGCAAAGGCACAGCGACAGCGAAAATCGAAGCCTTCAAGGACGCTGGCATTGGAGTGGCAGTGACCCCATCCGAGATGGCGGACACGCTGTTGAAGATGATGTGA
- the sucC gene encoding ADP-forming succinate--CoA ligase subunit beta, whose protein sequence is MNIHEYQAKQLLAQGGAAVPVGEACKTPEQARAAADKLFAAGFKAVVVKSQIHAGGRGKGTFTNGFQGGVKVCQSAEQAQQMAAAMLGNVLVTKQSGPEGRLVSTVLVESAAKIKKELYLSVLLDRAKSLPLIMASTEGGMDIEEVAAKHPRKILKEHVDPQVGLWPHQARKIAVKLGLKGDLIASGAKVIAGVYKTWLECDASMVEINPLCIVELPDGKETLVCLDGKIGLDDNALYRHKDIMAMRDLAEESPLETEASKYNLNYIKLDGSIACMVNGAGLAMATMDIIQHYGGMPANFLDVGGGASKEQVMAAFKIILSDPKVKAILVNIFGGIMDCNTIAQGIVAAVKETGLPLPLVVRLEGNNVELGRKTLAESGLTIISGTTMADAAQKVVQAVAK, encoded by the coding sequence ATGAATATTCACGAATATCAAGCCAAACAGTTACTTGCCCAGGGCGGCGCAGCCGTGCCGGTCGGCGAGGCGTGTAAAACCCCCGAACAAGCTCGGGCCGCCGCGGATAAATTATTCGCCGCCGGTTTCAAGGCCGTGGTGGTCAAATCCCAAATCCACGCCGGAGGGCGCGGAAAAGGAACGTTCACGAACGGGTTCCAGGGTGGCGTAAAAGTCTGCCAATCCGCCGAGCAAGCGCAGCAAATGGCCGCCGCCATGCTCGGTAACGTGCTGGTAACCAAACAGTCCGGTCCGGAAGGCCGCCTGGTCAGCACCGTACTGGTGGAAAGCGCCGCCAAAATTAAAAAAGAGCTGTACCTTTCAGTGCTGCTCGACCGCGCCAAATCGCTGCCGCTGATCATGGCCAGCACGGAGGGCGGTATGGACATCGAGGAAGTCGCCGCCAAACATCCCCGCAAGATTCTGAAGGAACATGTGGACCCGCAGGTGGGGCTATGGCCGCACCAAGCGCGCAAGATCGCGGTGAAACTCGGGCTCAAGGGGGACTTGATCGCCTCCGGCGCCAAGGTCATCGCGGGCGTGTACAAAACCTGGCTGGAATGCGACGCCTCCATGGTGGAAATTAACCCGCTTTGCATCGTGGAACTGCCCGATGGCAAGGAAACGCTGGTCTGCCTGGATGGTAAAATCGGTTTGGACGACAATGCCCTGTACCGCCACAAAGACATCATGGCGATGCGCGACTTGGCGGAGGAATCACCGCTGGAAACCGAAGCCAGCAAGTACAACCTGAATTACATCAAGCTGGACGGCAGCATTGCTTGCATGGTGAACGGAGCCGGGTTGGCGATGGCCACCATGGATATTATCCAGCATTATGGCGGTATGCCGGCCAATTTCCTGGACGTTGGGGGTGGCGCGAGCAAGGAACAAGTGATGGCCGCGTTCAAGATCATCCTGAGTGATCCGAAGGTCAAGGCCATCCTCGTCAACATCTTCGGCGGCATCATGGATTGCAACACAATTGCCCAAGGCATCGTCGCCGCCGTCAAGGAAACCGGGCTGCCCCTGCCATTGGTTGTTCGCCTGGAGGGCAACAACGTGGAACTGGGCCGCAAAACACTCGCTGAATCGGGCCTGACCATCATCTCAGGAACCACCATGGCGGATGCCGCCCAAAAAGTGGTGCAAGCCGTCGCGAAATAA
- a CDS encoding response regulator transcription factor yields MASKPFTVALIEDHQILAELMGKWINLQPDFRLVGCAADGEAGLQLCLRLQPHLVLLDIELPKLDGLQLALTLLEQLPQTRLLVMSGLVDPHTVWRVIRSGVHGYIEKTQSPPELLQTMQTVSQGGTYFSPGFMKVKEEWLSRPDAFQKILSAREQEVIKHMFKGWDDETIGQTMEITPATVAMHRKNLREKLSLHSDRDLMGYARRWGLDVANKQRT; encoded by the coding sequence ATGGCAAGCAAGCCGTTTACCGTCGCGCTGATTGAGGATCATCAGATCCTGGCGGAACTCATGGGGAAGTGGATTAACTTGCAACCCGATTTCAGGCTGGTGGGTTGCGCCGCGGATGGGGAAGCGGGACTGCAACTGTGCCTGCGCCTGCAACCTCACCTGGTGCTGCTGGACATCGAATTGCCCAAACTGGACGGGCTGCAACTGGCGCTCACCCTGCTGGAGCAATTGCCGCAGACCCGGCTGCTGGTCATGTCCGGACTGGTGGACCCGCACACCGTTTGGCGGGTCATCCGAAGCGGCGTCCATGGCTATATTGAAAAGACACAATCCCCCCCGGAACTGTTGCAGACCATGCAAACCGTGAGCCAAGGCGGCACCTATTTCAGTCCCGGGTTCATGAAGGTGAAGGAGGAGTGGTTATCCCGCCCCGATGCCTTTCAAAAAATATTAAGCGCACGGGAACAGGAAGTGATTAAGCACATGTTCAAAGGCTGGGATGATGAAACCATTGGCCAAACCATGGAAATCACCCCCGCCACCGTCGCCATGCACCGGAAAAATCTCCGGGAAAAATTGAGCCTCCATAGCGACCGCGACCTGATGGGATACGCCCGCCGGTGGGGCTTGGATGTGGCAAACAAACAGCGGACATGA
- a CDS encoding PAS domain S-box protein, producing MFEHVILVANITLLGFGAYLLTDLARPWLVPQKFRPGLRCLSYAVMAVVTLIFSPSVQSGVTIDAGGTIIAVATLLGGFKCGAVTSAASLVMHALLGGVGAPAGGLGTICDYFASAGLLCVLRRWQPDWIRHLLGLLLAGLAVGLSEALSLLLVRPLEHGLALFLRYGLELFFCQVACAVVLGGLILLYEGRRPAIRQYHAALDTTMDGFLWVSRAEYILEVNHTLCTLTGYPEADLLGLPLARLQADPAAADVHISMAARLRQHSPLWFESRWRRKDGSLLNVELSLALAGDNGEFHLFVRDITERKRVENALRDSESRANEKADLLKAIMESPQGIIVFSLDRDYRYTEFTLGHQQTINKIWGVEIKIGMNMLEVIGTPEDRARAKVNFDRVLHGEHLLVVEEYGDQSLQREWYENRYDPILDSTGAISGLTVFVTNITARKLAEAALQESEAHFRALADSGQALVWAAGLDKKCHYFNRPWLEFTGRTLEQEWGDGWAKGVHPDDLPNCLRTYGEAFDRRERFSMDYRFRRFDGVYRWIHDNGTPHYNSQGEFIGYIGHCLDITDLKHAEALLHQTLNQVRHLNEVLLAIRDIAGLLNREHDRQKILDGVCRSLCHTRGYVIVWIGQPEEASGEIKPVAHAGANFELHAPIRWDDSALGQGPTGIALRERRPVVFADLANDPRFAPWRGPAMMAGAASITSVPLLHKERLFGVLTVKADRVNAFDTQEVDLLLDLAGKVARALKALEDESSRKAGDATLARYQLLSDNAKDIILFVRPPEGQIIEVNRAACEAYGYDRAGLLTKTIYDLRPADAKTRVAQQMENARRDGMLFETVHVRQDGRPFPVEVSSRATLIDGEPILLSVIRDITERKKAEQELRTLNQQLEQRVRERTAEALSLYHNAPCGYHSVGPDGVMLQMNDTELNWLGYRREEVEGRLHFTELLTPQSAARFNERFLPFVETGTVNQYEWELRGKDGSSLVVLVDTVAVRDADGRFLRSRSAVTNITERKRMEVTLMEERHRLAGIIEGTNVGTWEWNVQTGETIFNERWANMIGYTLEELAPVSIATWMKFAHPDDLQASSAMLENHFSGKLDYYEFEARMRHKDGSWVWVLDRGKVTSWTETGKPLHMRGTHQDITQRKWSELLLQNITSRLSLAAQAGGVGIWDYYVANNQLVWDDQMFRLYGITRDQFSGVYAAWQAGVHPEDRQRGDEEIQRALRGEKNFDTEFRVVWPDGSIHNIRALAQVQRDAAGQPEHLIGTNWDITVQKQLEAKLKSSEENFRTFFETIGDLIVVATPEGRIQFVNQSLKRKLGYGEADLATMHVLDLHPAVVRPEAREIFAAMFRGEREYCPLPMVKRNGTPIPVETRVWFGRWNGEQCIFGVSKDLSAEQEAQQRFERLFRNNPTLMALSTLPDRQFSDVNDAFLNALGYSKEEIIGRTAGELGIFVEPERQAAAADTLLANHRVADLELEVRCKDGTIISGLFSGEVITSQGQQYFLTVMIDITKRKRLEQTLLASETKFRRLVEMAPLPLALLDVNGHTQLINDQFTRVLGYTLADLPTLEVWWPKAYPESGYRHQVREQWVAAAAQAMQGTGLMASKELNVTCKDGTVRTMLITGSVMKDHFLVALLDVTTLKRANDKLRKLSLAVEHSPSMILITDVQGRIEYVNPAWSQTTGYCLEEVQGKTSRFLKSGVQSDAFYAHLWAEITAGRIWRGELCNRRKDGSLYWETIAIAPVVDEAGRTTHFVGVKEDSSQRKQMENELRWAKETADSANRAKSTFLANMSHEIRTPMNAILGFTQLLMRDAELSGLQRQQLTTITRSGEHLMDIISDILEMARIESVRLILHPSNFDLHLLLDDLEHLFHQRSSAKHLHFNVELQIDVPRCVQTDETKLRQVLINLLGNAMKFTAQGGTVILRVSFQADADGSEYLHAEVEDTGAGIAPEDIPHVFEPFFQTNTGRQTTGGTGLGLPISREFIRLMGGDIHVISRVGMGSMFSFKVRVTRAEETAVPNPTTPTRRVLRLLPELPACRVLVVDDQQENLDLLVQMLAPTGFEVRTERHGADALAQCQAWLPHVVLLDSCMPEMDGFEVLRQIRLAHGRTVKIIELSADLLLEQQRRAVAEGADVFMGKPFKEADLLETIKQLTSVDYIYGDSPPTQITASPPPLAGLPLAEAIGGLPPALLVQLRDATDCLDHDATLALVEQVTIQDATLGRQLHQLTKQFDYGTLQKMLSPEIPKQ from the coding sequence ATGTTTGAGCACGTCATTTTGGTCGCAAATATCACGCTGCTTGGTTTCGGGGCGTATTTGCTAACCGATCTCGCACGCCCTTGGCTGGTTCCCCAAAAATTCCGCCCCGGTTTGCGCTGCCTCAGTTACGCCGTCATGGCCGTGGTCACCCTCATTTTCAGCCCTTCGGTGCAGTCCGGAGTGACGATTGATGCGGGGGGGACCATTATTGCCGTTGCCACCCTGCTGGGGGGATTCAAATGTGGGGCCGTCACCAGTGCGGCATCCCTTGTGATGCACGCGTTGCTGGGTGGCGTCGGCGCGCCGGCGGGCGGACTGGGTACGATTTGTGATTACTTCGCCTCCGCTGGGTTGCTATGCGTTTTGCGGCGGTGGCAGCCGGACTGGATTCGTCACCTGCTGGGGTTGCTCTTGGCCGGGCTGGCCGTCGGTCTGAGCGAAGCCCTGTCCCTCCTGCTCGTCCGGCCACTGGAGCACGGCCTGGCGCTATTCTTGCGTTATGGGTTGGAACTGTTTTTCTGTCAGGTGGCCTGTGCCGTCGTGTTGGGGGGGCTGATTCTGCTTTATGAGGGGCGGCGTCCGGCCATTCGTCAATACCATGCCGCCCTCGACACCACCATGGATGGCTTCCTCTGGGTTAGCCGGGCGGAATATATCCTGGAGGTGAATCACACGCTTTGCACCCTGACTGGATACCCGGAAGCGGATCTGCTTGGCCTGCCCCTCGCCCGCCTGCAGGCCGATCCCGCCGCCGCGGACGTTCACATCAGCATGGCTGCCCGGCTCAGGCAGCACAGCCCCCTTTGGTTTGAATCCCGGTGGCGGCGCAAGGATGGGTCCCTCCTGAACGTGGAATTAAGTTTGGCGCTGGCGGGTGACAATGGCGAATTTCACCTCTTTGTGCGCGACATCACCGAGCGCAAGCGCGTGGAAAATGCACTCCGGGATAGTGAGTCCCGCGCGAACGAAAAGGCCGACTTGCTCAAGGCGATCATGGAAAGCCCACAGGGAATCATCGTCTTTTCCCTGGATCGTGACTATCGCTATACCGAGTTCACTCTCGGACACCAGCAGACGATCAACAAAATCTGGGGGGTGGAGATTAAGATTGGGATGAACATGCTGGAGGTCATTGGCACGCCGGAGGATCGCGCCCGGGCCAAAGTCAATTTTGATCGTGTCCTGCACGGGGAGCACTTGTTGGTCGTGGAAGAATACGGCGATCAATCCTTGCAGCGTGAGTGGTATGAAAACCGGTACGATCCCATTCTTGACAGCACCGGTGCGATTTCGGGTTTAACTGTATTCGTCACCAATATCACCGCGCGCAAACTGGCGGAAGCCGCCTTACAGGAAAGTGAGGCCCATTTTCGCGCCTTGGCCGATTCGGGGCAGGCGTTGGTTTGGGCCGCTGGCCTTGACAAAAAATGCCATTATTTCAACCGGCCCTGGCTGGAATTTACTGGTCGCACGCTGGAACAGGAATGGGGCGATGGCTGGGCGAAAGGCGTGCATCCGGACGATTTACCGAACTGCCTGCGGACTTATGGCGAAGCCTTTGATCGGCGGGAGCGGTTCAGTATGGATTATCGTTTTCGCCGGTTTGATGGCGTGTATCGCTGGATTCATGACAACGGGACGCCGCACTACAACAGCCAGGGAGAATTTATCGGGTATATCGGGCATTGTCTGGACATTACTGATCTCAAACACGCCGAGGCGCTACTCCACCAGACCCTCAATCAAGTCCGCCATCTAAACGAGGTGCTGCTGGCAATCCGGGACATCGCCGGCCTGCTAAACCGGGAGCACGACCGGCAGAAAATTCTGGATGGCGTCTGCCGTAGTCTCTGCCACACCCGGGGGTACGTGATCGTTTGGATCGGCCAACCCGAGGAGGCCTCGGGGGAGATCAAACCCGTGGCGCACGCCGGCGCCAATTTCGAACTCCACGCGCCCATCCGCTGGGATGATAGCGCGCTGGGGCAAGGGCCGACGGGCATCGCCCTTCGGGAGCGCCGGCCGGTGGTGTTCGCGGATTTGGCCAACGACCCGCGTTTCGCGCCCTGGCGCGGTCCGGCAATGATGGCGGGAGCCGCCTCCATTACTTCTGTGCCGTTGCTTCACAAGGAACGCCTGTTTGGCGTACTGACCGTGAAGGCCGATCGGGTAAACGCCTTTGACACCCAGGAGGTGGACCTCCTGCTGGACCTGGCCGGCAAAGTGGCGCGGGCGTTAAAAGCGCTGGAGGATGAGTCGTCCCGGAAGGCCGGCGATGCCACGTTGGCGCGCTACCAACTGCTCTCGGATAACGCCAAGGACATCATCCTGTTTGTCCGCCCACCGGAGGGCCAGATTATCGAGGTCAACCGGGCCGCCTGCGAAGCCTACGGCTATGACCGGGCAGGACTATTGACCAAGACGATCTATGATTTGCGCCCGGCGGATGCAAAGACCAGGGTTGCCCAACAGATGGAGAACGCTCGCCGGGACGGAATGTTGTTTGAGACGGTCCATGTGCGCCAGGATGGCCGCCCGTTCCCGGTCGAGGTCAGTTCGCGCGCAACGCTGATTGACGGGGAGCCAATCCTGTTAAGTGTCATCCGCGACATTACCGAGCGGAAAAAAGCCGAGCAGGAATTGCGGACCCTCAACCAGCAATTGGAGCAGCGCGTAAGGGAGCGCACCGCCGAGGCGCTCAGCCTCTACCATAACGCCCCCTGCGGGTACCACTCCGTCGGCCCGGACGGAGTGATGCTGCAAATGAACGATACCGAGCTAAACTGGCTTGGGTACCGGCGGGAGGAGGTGGAGGGGCGCCTGCACTTCACCGAACTGCTGACCCCGCAGAGTGCCGCGCGATTCAACGAACGTTTTCTGCCGTTCGTCGAAACCGGCACGGTCAATCAGTATGAGTGGGAACTGCGCGGCAAGGACGGATCGTCCCTGGTGGTCCTGGTGGACACTGTGGCGGTGCGGGATGCCGACGGGCGTTTCCTCCGCAGCCGCTCCGCCGTGACGAATATCACCGAGCGCAAACGCATGGAAGTGACGCTGATGGAAGAGCGGCATCGGCTGGCTGGCATTATCGAAGGCACCAACGTGGGCACCTGGGAATGGAACGTCCAGACCGGTGAGACGATCTTCAATGAACGCTGGGCCAACATGATTGGCTACACGCTGGAAGAACTGGCTCCGGTCTCCATCGCCACGTGGATGAAATTTGCCCATCCCGACGATCTGCAAGCCAGTAGCGCCATGCTGGAGAATCATTTTAGCGGCAAATTGGACTATTATGAGTTCGAGGCACGAATGCGACACAAGGACGGTTCCTGGGTCTGGGTGCTTGACCGGGGCAAAGTGACCAGCTGGACGGAGACGGGCAAGCCGCTGCACATGCGGGGAACCCATCAGGATATCACTCAGCGAAAATGGTCCGAGCTGTTATTGCAGAATATTACCAGCCGTCTGTCGCTGGCCGCGCAAGCGGGCGGCGTGGGCATCTGGGACTACTATGTTGCCAATAACCAGTTGGTTTGGGATGACCAGATGTTTCGCCTTTACGGAATTACGCGCGATCAGTTCAGCGGTGTGTATGCGGCCTGGCAGGCGGGGGTTCACCCGGAAGACCGGCAGCGGGGCGATGAAGAAATCCAGCGCGCCTTGCGCGGTGAAAAGAATTTCGACACGGAGTTCCGCGTCGTTTGGCCGGACGGCAGCATTCATAATATCCGCGCCCTGGCCCAAGTGCAGCGGGATGCCGCTGGTCAGCCCGAGCATTTGATCGGCACGAATTGGGACATCACCGTGCAGAAGCAACTGGAGGCCAAACTCAAATCCAGCGAAGAGAACTTCCGCACGTTCTTTGAGACCATTGGCGACCTGATTGTGGTGGCGACGCCGGAGGGGCGCATCCAGTTCGTCAACCAGTCGCTCAAGCGCAAGTTGGGCTATGGCGAGGCGGACCTTGCCACCATGCACGTGCTGGACCTGCATCCGGCCGTGGTGCGGCCGGAAGCCAGGGAGATTTTCGCGGCCATGTTCCGGGGCGAGCGCGAATATTGCCCCCTGCCGATGGTCAAGCGGAACGGAACTCCCATTCCGGTGGAGACCCGTGTCTGGTTTGGCCGATGGAATGGCGAGCAGTGCATCTTCGGCGTCAGCAAAGACCTGAGCGCGGAGCAGGAAGCACAACAGCGGTTCGAGCGACTCTTCCGCAATAATCCCACCTTGATGGCGCTCTCCACCCTGCCGGATCGGCAGTTCAGCGACGTCAACGACGCCTTCCTGAATGCACTCGGATATTCCAAGGAGGAGATTATCGGTCGAACCGCAGGTGAACTCGGCATCTTCGTGGAGCCCGAGCGGCAGGCTGCGGCTGCCGATACGCTGTTGGCGAATCATCGCGTTGCCGATTTGGAATTGGAGGTCCGCTGCAAGGACGGGACCATTATTAGCGGGCTATTTTCCGGCGAAGTGATCACCAGCCAGGGGCAGCAATATTTCCTGACGGTGATGATTGACATTACCAAACGCAAGCGCCTGGAGCAGACGTTGCTGGCCAGCGAAACCAAGTTTCGCCGATTGGTTGAGATGGCCCCGCTGCCGCTGGCGCTGCTGGATGTGAATGGGCACACGCAGTTAATCAATGACCAGTTCACCCGGGTGTTGGGTTATACCCTGGCGGATCTTCCCACCCTCGAGGTGTGGTGGCCCAAAGCATATCCGGAGTCGGGTTACCGGCATCAGGTGCGGGAACAGTGGGTGGCGGCGGCCGCCCAAGCCATGCAGGGCACCGGATTAATGGCCTCCAAAGAACTCAACGTGACGTGCAAAGACGGCACGGTGCGCACCATGCTCATCACCGGATCAGTGATGAAGGACCATTTCCTGGTCGCCTTATTGGATGTCACCACGCTCAAGCGGGCCAACGATAAGCTGCGCAAGCTGTCCCTGGCCGTGGAGCATAGCCCTTCGATGATTCTGATCACCGATGTGCAGGGGCGCATTGAGTATGTGAACCCCGCCTGGAGCCAGACTACGGGCTACTGTTTGGAAGAAGTGCAGGGAAAGACTTCGCGGTTCCTTAAATCCGGGGTCCAGTCGGATGCATTTTACGCACATCTGTGGGCCGAGATCACCGCCGGCCGCATCTGGCGCGGCGAACTCTGCAATCGCCGGAAAGATGGCTCGCTGTATTGGGAAACCATCGCCATCGCGCCGGTGGTGGATGAGGCGGGCCGCACCACCCATTTTGTGGGCGTCAAAGAGGATTCCAGCCAGCGGAAACAGATGGAAAATGAATTGCGGTGGGCGAAGGAGACCGCCGATTCGGCCAACCGCGCCAAGAGCACGTTTCTGGCCAATATGTCCCATGAAATCCGCACGCCGATGAATGCCATCCTCGGCTTCACCCAGCTCCTAATGCGGGATGCGGAGTTATCCGGTCTCCAGCGGCAGCAATTGACCACCATCACCCGCAGCGGCGAACACTTGATGGATATCATCAGCGACATTCTGGAGATGGCCCGCATTGAATCCGTCCGGCTGATCCTCCATCCGTCCAACTTTGATTTGCACCTGCTGCTGGACGATTTGGAGCACCTGTTCCACCAGCGCTCCAGCGCCAAGCATCTCCACTTCAACGTGGAGCTTCAGATTGACGTGCCGCGTTGCGTCCAGACGGATGAAACCAAGCTGCGTCAGGTCCTTATCAACCTGCTCGGCAACGCCATGAAGTTCACCGCCCAGGGCGGCACGGTGATCCTGCGCGTGAGTTTTCAAGCGGACGCGGACGGATCGGAGTACCTGCACGCGGAAGTTGAGGACACCGGCGCGGGGATTGCCCCAGAGGATATTCCGCATGTGTTCGAGCCGTTTTTCCAGACCAATACGGGCAGACAGACCACCGGTGGCACAGGGCTGGGGTTGCCCATCAGCCGGGAGTTTATCCGGCTCATGGGTGGTGATATCCACGTCATCAGCCGGGTCGGGATGGGCTCCATGTTCAGTTTTAAGGTGCGGGTAACCCGGGCGGAGGAGACCGCTGTTCCAAACCCAACCACGCCCACCCGGCGCGTGTTGCGGCTGCTGCCGGAGTTGCCCGCCTGCCGTGTGCTGGTGGTGGATGACCAGCAGGAAAACCTCGATTTGCTGGTGCAGATGCTCGCCCCAACCGGTTTTGAAGTCCGGACCGAGAGACACGGCGCGGACGCGCTGGCGCAATGCCAGGCCTGGTTGCCCCACGTCGTGCTCCTGGATTCGTGCATGCCGGAGATGGACGGCTTTGAGGTTCTCCGCCAGATTCGCCTGGCGCACGGTAGGACCGTGAAAATCATTGAGCTGAGTGCTGATTTATTGTTGGAACAGCAGCGTCGCGCGGTGGCCGAGGGGGCGGATGTGTTCATGGGTAAACCGTTCAAGGAAGCCGACCTGTTGGAAACGATCAAGCAATTGACCAGCGTAGACTATATCTATGGCGACTCGCCTCCGACGCAAATAACGGCCTCGCCTCCGCCGCTGGCGGGCCTGCCCTTGGCTGAGGCGATTGGCGGTTTGCCACCCGCGCTCTTGGTTCAACTGCGCGACGCCACCGACTGCCTGGACCACGACGCAACGCTGGCCCTGGTGGAGCAGGTGACGATCCAGGATGCCACGCTTGGCCGCCAGCTTCACCAATTAACAAAACAGTTTGATTACGGTACGCTGCAAAAAATGTTATCTCCAGAAATACCAAAACAATGA
- a CDS encoding hybrid sensor histidine kinase/response regulator, producing MNTDTPPFSNATIMVVEDIPANLNLLTSLLKSRGYKVQPAISGEVALQAAHRSPPDLILLDINMPRISGYEVCKRLKADANLKTIPVIFISALNETSNLIEGFALGAVDYVTKPFEFSEVMVRVRTHLELVHLRRELEQQNARLEDQVAKRTRELAEAHARLAILDRAKSDFLHLISHELRTPLNGVLGVTEMLLATASQDVENREFAGMYEASRDRLMTMVDDSLLLTQLGVGMAADSQQACRLETLLIKARSEAVRYADSRGVQLAPAPLDLGLVQGAPTYLVRALRSLLETAVKFTQVGSLVRLTKADASEPGGLIIETDGLGIPPEMLPRVFDLLAVAEPITPGGDLGVALPLAERIISLCGGAVVVENLTPPGVRFTVRFKKLEPNNA from the coding sequence ATGAATACTGACACCCCACCATTTTCCAATGCGACCATCATGGTCGTGGAGGACATTCCGGCCAATCTCAATCTGCTGACCAGTCTGCTCAAAAGCCGGGGCTATAAAGTACAGCCGGCGATCTCCGGTGAAGTGGCGCTTCAGGCCGCCCACCGCAGCCCGCCCGACCTCATCCTGCTCGATATCAATATGCCGCGGATAAGCGGTTACGAGGTGTGCAAGCGACTCAAGGCCGACGCGAACCTGAAGACCATCCCCGTCATTTTCATCAGCGCCCTCAACGAGACCTCGAACCTGATCGAGGGCTTCGCGCTGGGCGCGGTGGATTATGTGACCAAGCCGTTTGAGTTTTCGGAAGTGATGGTCCGCGTGCGCACCCATCTGGAACTCGTCCACCTGCGCCGGGAATTGGAACAGCAGAACGCGCGCTTGGAGGACCAAGTTGCGAAGCGTACCCGCGAACTGGCCGAGGCGCATGCCCGGCTGGCCATCCTGGACCGGGCCAAAAGCGATTTCCTCCACCTGATTTCCCACGAACTGCGCACCCCCCTGAACGGGGTTCTGGGCGTGACCGAAATGCTATTAGCCACCGCCAGCCAGGACGTGGAAAACCGGGAGTTTGCGGGCATGTACGAGGCCAGCCGGGATCGGTTGATGACCATGGTGGATGACTCCCTCCTGCTGACGCAGCTCGGCGTGGGAATGGCCGCCGATTCGCAGCAGGCATGCCGGCTGGAGACGCTGCTGATCAAGGCCCGGTCCGAAGCGGTTCGGTACGCCGATTCTCGTGGCGTTCAGCTCGCGCCAGCTCCGCTGGATTTAGGGTTGGTCCAAGGCGCGCCGACCTACCTGGTCCGGGCGCTGCGTTCTTTGCTGGAGACGGCGGTCAAATTCACCCAAGTCGGCAGCCTCGTGCGGCTCACAAAAGCCGACGCGTCGGAACCGGGCGGCCTGATCATCGAAACCGACGGCCTGGGCATCCCGCCCGAGATGCTGCCCCGCGTCTTCGATTTACTGGCCGTCGCTGAACCGATCACGCCCGGCGGCGATTTGGGCGTTGCCCTGCCGCTGGCCGAACGCATCATCAGCCTGTGCGGCGGCGCGGTGGTGGTCGAGAATCTGACGCCCCCAGGCGTCCGTTTCACGGTCCGTTTTAAAAAGCTCGAACCCAACAACGCGTAA